Part of the Coffea eugenioides isolate CCC68of unplaced genomic scaffold, Ceug_1.0 ScVebR1_2118;HRSCAF=3086, whole genome shotgun sequence genome, TATATATGATTTTGCTGCTGACACCAATTCATGTGAATTACGGTCAAAAATATCTGAACTTGATCAATGAGCAAGGCCATGGGCAAAAGTCactacattttcttgataaaTTTTAGCTTAGTTTCGTTAGCCATGATGGCTGCCGGCAACAGTAATGTTACAACGGATCAATTAGCACTTCTTCTGCTAAGAGATCGCATGATCAATTTAGAGCCTCGAGAAATCTTGGCAAAAAACTGGTCCATTATCTCCGTCTGTGGTTGGATAGGGGTCACCTGCGGCTCTTGACACCGCCGAGTGACTGCCTTGAATATCTGAAAGATGACCCTTACTGGTACCTTACCTCCTCAACTTGGGAAACTGTCCTTTCTGGTCCCCCTTAACATTAGTGGGAACAATTTCCATGGAGAATTGCCCCGTGAGTTAGTTCACTTGCGCAGATTGAGATACCTTGAATTTGGGATCAACAATCTCGGCGGAAAGCTTCCCTCCTGGTTTGGTTTTTACACAAACTCCAATTCCTGTCCCTCACAAACAACAGCTTTATGGGCTCCATCCCACCTTCCATCTCTAACATGTCAAACTTGGAGACGCCACGGCTGTCTTTCAATTTCATTGAGGGGACCGTTCCAATAGAATTTCAGAATCTTCAtaatttgaagaatttgattaTTGAGTATAATCAACTTTCTGGTCCTTTGCCTCTTCATGCATTCAATATTTCCTCACTAGAAATCATTTGCTTCACGAATAACAGCCTATCGGGCATTCTGCCGGACGACATCTGTCAGGGCCATCAGAAAGTTATATTGCTTAGTCTAGTAGACAACAATTTGATCGATCCAATACGTTTAACGGTGTCTCGGTGTTCACTGCTTTGGATTCTTGCCTTGTTGGAGAACCATTTAAGTGGACCGATACCCATGGGAATTGGGAACTTGACAATGCTGGAGGAACTATACCTGGAGAGCAACAATTTAAAAGGTAAAATGTATTAGTGACTGCTTTTATTCCTATATTTTAAGTGTAGATTAAGCTTATGCTTTTGTTATATCTTGTAAGCTTATGCTTCTGTTCTTCTAAATGGATGTTTCAGAGAAACAGAATAACTATAccaatattttttttctattttgctGTTTTGATAGACAGTGATGAGAAAGCACtgccccctctctctctctctctgttagTCTAGAATTCACTAGATTGGTCTAGTTTCGAGTTGCATTTCCCAAAGGAAATCAGCACCGCCTTAATTGTGGTAACTTATTGCATGTATAAATGGACGGCAAGTGTTTAGTAGAAGTGTGAGGTAACTTTATGAGTTTTAAATTAGTATCTAAGTTTGGAGTTGTGTATAGTGTATAATTGTCAGTGCCCCAGGAGTTCTGGTTATTTTGGTAGAGTGCGTTTTACGTATAAATGTTGAGtgttatttgtgaatttcattTTGGGCATACAACTTACGAAAAAGACTAAAAGACAGTTCCTTGTGGATCATAATTTGGGATttacaaatcaaatcaaaatttcaacCTTAAATATTCAAATCATGCAATTGGATTTTGGGATTTACATATGCCCACATAAACATTCACGTTTATGTATGAGTGATAgattgcaattttatcatttattttattattaatgaCATTCATCAGGAAAGAGCCAATTTGGCATTCATCAGGAAAGAGCTCAAGTAACAGGCATCCAGGGGCATTTTTGAAACAAGAAGATGCGGCTCTTTTTGGTAATTTGCGGAAGACAActttcaaaaaggaacaaaaaggcTGAAGTCTTCTACACAACAGGGGCCACCGCATAGTAGGATGAATAGAGGACTATTAGATAGGAATTAGAATGAGGAGCAGAGGATTTTGTCTCCTTTAGCATAGCTTTACTTTGACTTTTCCTTCTTAGCTTTTGGTAGTGGAATTCTCCTACGGATGTCAGGAAAAAAATTGGGAGAAGTGTGGCTTTCCTTCCTTTTAGCCTTTTAGCAGTTTCTTTTTCTTGCGGCGTATGAGCAGACGAAGTGAAGACATTAAATCATCCTCTGCAACTTTGCGTTTCTTTATTCCTTCTATCGAATTGAATTTGCCCATTATCCAATTGATGGCTGCGGCTCTCTCTTCAATCTTGTATGGTTTTTTCgcatcaaatatgaactaattccttcgctctagtcaaggaacaacggaagCTTTGGtttgcctaaaaattgtgagatcgatttaattttatctttttcttttgtttattggtattcgcatattccttgattgcagtacttatgattatttaattaattgattgtcttggatccggataattagttaatttggtgatctattgtcaattaggggatttaaatccgtaattgtttaattgccttgaaatagtgacaactagcacgattagatttgtgtcaggggaatacgcgggctaatctgaaataaccctggtagtgcgttatttggttagaataggactcctgtaatacgtaaggcaattggaaaactaaatcttatgggcgtacctaggattatttctcaattagagcagtgattaacgggcgtaccttaatcaccgacacagtaaggaggggttgactgtcatcacttgtttggcagttataacctatttattaataaatatttggaattgctcgtccatcgatgatcaattaggtgaaccattcctgaagttatttcttggctagatttttaattattattaccttGATTTTAGGGAATTGTCATTTGATTTTTAGTtgcctattttattttatttttaattgttttcttgttttaattgttttagacctttaattattgttactctaagtttagtgaattgtcatttaatttctagttagttatttatttttatatttttagttgaattgttttaattgtcatcCTTTATACAAAAACACCCCCATGTTATTTTTGGATTTCGAAAGAGACAAATACCCCCAATCCCTGAgaatacgaccctacttgccttgtttacaaattaatatttatttgtgaaaaaagcCATCCCATtccggtatatcggatcaagtaaactcttcgggaacagggtgaatcaagtaacccattgcacaccaaGAGttcctgctccagtacttggaatctggttttgattattttaaccggcaattaggtttatttttattattgtacataTCTCGACaacttgtcaatttttggcgccgttgtcaGGGGATtggcgttattatttgtttctttttaagttcatttttgctctaattttctggtattcTTCTAGTGTATGCCTCATTTTTCTAGTACAGGTGAAttaatttttgaccctgaagtagagaaggCCGCACGGAGAACACGAAAAGAGACCAGACAGCTCCGAGAAGAGCACTCCGAGAAGAGCACTCCAGTGCTGCATCTCAGAGACCTGAGTTAGAAGTTGAACCAACAAATTCGTTTGGTAACACTTCGAGTGACTCTGACCAAGAGGACCATGGCTAATGcacgaacattaagggagttggtTGCTCCTGATTTAACTCAGCAACCTTTATGCATTACCTTCCCAAGTTTAAATGATAACACcccatttgagttaaaatctggacTAATTTATCTTCTACTatcttttcatggtttaccaggtgaggagccTTATAAGCATTTGCAAGAGTTTGATGTCGTGCGCAACAGTATGAAACTCCGGGTGTTAcagaaaagcaaataaaaatgagAGCATTCCCCTTTTCCTTGAAGGACTCTGCAAAAGACTGGTTGTACTACCTACCCccaggtagtatcaccacgtgggaccagCTAAAGAAAAAGTTCTTAGACAATTATTTTCCTGCGTCCAGAGTGCAagtctaagaaaagaaatttgcggTATCACGCAGCATCCAGGAGAGTCACTATATGATTATTGGGAGCGATTCAAAAAGTTATGCGTCAAGTGCCCTTAGCACCAAATAAGCGAGCAATTACTAATTCAATATTTTTACTAAGGGCTACTCTTCAGAGACAGGAGTATAATTGATGCTGCGAGTAGAGGAGCActggtgaacaaaacccctcaAGCAGCATGGGAGTTAATTGAGGGAATGGCTAAGAATTCGCAACAGTTTGGTACAATGGAGGATGTCCCGATACGCAAGGTGAATGAGGTAGAGACATCCTCTATCCAGCAGCAGCTGACTGAGTTGACTTCTTTTGTTAGGCAACTGGCTGTAGGAAATGGATCTCAGGCTAAGGTGTGCGGGATTTGCACTGGTATGGGTCACTCTACGGAGATGTGCTCAATGATTCAAGAGGAAAGTGCAGAGCAAGTGAACATGGCAGGTCACGCGCCCACGCCAAGAAAGCCCTATGACCCATATTCAAATACCTACAACCTCGGCTGGAAGGACCATCCCAACCTCAGCTATGGAGGGAACAGACAGTCTAACTTTGTGCCGAATAGACAACAAGGGTACCAGCAGCAATATCAACCCCGACCACCTCCGTCACTGAGCTCAAGTCCGTCCATAGAAGGGATGATGAAGCAATTACTTGCGATTCAACAAAAGACGGATTCAAACCTGCAAAGTATGAGGAATCAACTGGGACAAGTGCAATCACTGCAAATTCAAGTAAATCAAATGGCCATCACGatcaaccgtttggagtcccaagtCTAGGGTAAATTGCCGTCTCACGCTGAATTGAACCCGAAGAACGTAAGTGCGATGACCCTAAGGAGCgagaaggaaattcaggggCCTAATCCTGTGATCCCTAAGGACAAGGATgaggaaaagatcgaaaatgagCTTGAGAGGAAGGGCAGCAATGGTACAAATCCAAAGGTACTTCCAGACCCAGTCATTATAGTTAAAACTAAGTCGTCCCTGGAGGTGTTCCGCAAGGTAGAGATCAATATCTCCCTGCTAGACGCAATCAAACAGGTGCCGAAGTACGCAAAGTTTTTGAGGGACTTGTGCGTCAATCGAAAGAGGCtgaggggagatgaaagagTCATTGTTGGGGAGAATGCGTCAGCGGTCCTGCAGATGAAACTCCCACTGAAATGTGGGACCCATGTATGTTTACTATCCCCTGTAGGATAGGCAACACTGTGATTAGGAAGGTCATGTTGGATTTAGAGGCGTCAATTAATGTAATGCCTAAGTCTATCTATGCTTCTCTGAACCTGGGTCCATTAAAAGAGACTGGAATAATCATTCAATTAACTGACCGAACTAATGCATATCCTGATGGGTTGGTTGAAGATGTGTTGGAAAAATTTAATGATTTGGTATTCCCAACTGACTTTTATTTACTTGATATGGGTGATGACCACTCCCTCGATCCCTCACCTTTGTTATTAAGTAGACCCCTTTTGAGCACAGTacaaacaaaaattgatgttaataagggtacctTATCCATGGAGTTTGATGGGAAAATTGTGCACTTTAATATCTTTGATACTATGAAATACCCCTCAAACTCCAACTTTAGCTCTGTTTTCTCTGTGAGTGCTATTGACCCTGCGGTGCAGGAAGTGTTTGAAACTGTTGGCAGGGATGAGTTGGAGGTCGCTTTAACCAAGCACCTCGAGGTGGAAACAACTCCTAAGGTGGATTGGAGTGAAGATTTGAAATGCACAATAGGGGCATTACACTCATTGCCAACCACAACAAAAAGGTATGAAGTCTCACAAATTTTCGTTCCCGAACCTCACCAGAGGGTACTGCCATCTGTTGTGCAGGCACCTGTGTTGGAGTTGAAACCCCTGCCAAAACACTTGAAATATGCGTATCTGGGCAACAACGAAACACTCCCGGTGATTATCTCAGCTGCACTCTCAGAAACCGAGGAAGATAAGTTGATCCGAGTCCTTAGAGAGTATAAAGAGGCAATAGGTTGGACCATCGCAAAAATTAAGAGGATAAACCCGTCCATTTGTATGTACCGGATTAGGCTGGAAGAGGATGCCAAACCTGTACGGTAGGCTCAAAGGAGGCTCAACCCCCTTATGATGGAAGtggtgaaaaaagaaatattgaaGTTACTGGACGTGGGGATCATATTTGCAATATCGGATAGCCCTTGGATAAGCCCAGTTCAGGTAGTTCCAAAGAAGGCGGGAGTGACGGTAGAAGCCAATCAAAGGGGTGAACTCGTGCCAGTGCGCAAACCCACCGGATAGAGGCAGTGTATTGACTACCGTAGGCTGAACGCCGTCACCAAAAAGGaccatttttctctccctttcattGACCAAA contains:
- the LOC113756244 gene encoding uncharacterized protein LOC113756244 — its product is MTLRSEKEIQGPNPVIPKDKDEEKIENELERKGSNGTNPKVLPDPVIIVKTKSSLEVFRKVEINISLLDAIKQVPKYAKFLRDLCVNRKRLRGDERVIVGENAIGNTVIRKVMLDLEASINVMPKSIYASLNLGPLKETGIIIQLTDRTNAYPDGLVEDVLEKFNDLVFPTDFYLLDMGDDHSLDPSPLLLSRPLLSTVQTKIDVNKGTLSMEFDGKIVHFNIFDTMKYPSNSNFSSVFSVSAIDPAVQEVFETVGRDELEVALTKHLEVETTPKVDWSEDLKCTIGALHSLPTTTKRYEVSQIFVPEPHQRVLPSVVQAPVLELKPLPKHLKYAYLGNNETLPVIISAALSETEEDKLIRVLREYKEAIGWTIAKIKRINPSICMYRIRLEEDAKPVR